From the genome of Chanos chanos chromosome 5, fChaCha1.1, whole genome shotgun sequence, one region includes:
- the nsfb gene encoding N-ethylmaleimide-sensitive factor b, which produces MMMTSRVMQAARCPTDELSLTNCVVVSEKDGFQSGQHVIVKTMPNHKYVFTVRTHQAVVPGTIAFSLPQRKWAGLSINQDVEVSPYNFEKSKQYVGTMTIEIDFLQKKTADSNPYDSDKMAAEFIQHFNSQAFSVAQQLVFSYCDKIFALQVKEIEAMDPSILRGEQGSSKKQKIEIGLMHGNSQVIFEKAENSSITLVGKAKSRGARQSIINPDWNFERMGIGGLDKEFSDIFRRAFASRVFPPDIVEQMGCKHVKGILLFGPPGCGKTLMARQIGKMLNAREPKVVNGPEILNKYVGESEANIRKLFADAEEEQKRLGANSGLHIIIFDEIDAICKQRGSMAGSTGVHDTVVNQLLSKIDGVEQLNNILVIGMTNRPDLIDEALLRPGRLEVKMEIGLPDENGRVQILNIHTAKMRQSNMLSGDVDVKELAIETKNYSGAELEGLVRAAQSTAMNRHIKASAHVEVDTEKAQRLQISRSDFFASLNNDIKPAFGTNQEDYSSYIMNGIVKWSNAVSEILGDGELLVQQTKNSDRTPLVSVLLEGPPHSGKTALAAKIAEESQFPFIKICSPDKMIGHSEIAKCQAIKKIFEDAYKSQLSCVVVDDIERLLDFVPIGPRFSNLVLQALLVLLKKAPPQGRKLLILGTTSRKDVLQEMGMLDTFSTTIHIPNISRGEHLMEALELLGGFQEKERAVIAKEVKGKGVWLGIKKLQMLIEMALQMHPEYRVNKFLALLREEGALGSDKHVTI; this is translated from the exons ATGATGATGACTAGCCGG GTTATGCAAGCGGCTCGATGCCCTACTGATGAACTGTCTCTGACAAACTGCGTGGTGGTCAGTGAAAAGGATGGTTTCCAGTCTGGACA GCACGTGATTGTGAAAACCATGCCCAACCACAAGTATGTGTTCACAGTAAGAACCCACCAGGCTGTGGTGCCAGGAACCATCGCCTTCAGCTTACCCCAG agGAAATGGGCTGGACTGTCAATCAATCAAGACGTGGAAG TGAGCCCATATAACTTCGAGAAGAGTAAACAGTATGTGGGAACCATGACGATAGAGATCGACTTCCTGCAGAAGAAAACGGCCGACAGCAACCCCTACGACTCCGACAAGATGGCTGCTGAGTTCATCCAGCATTTTAACAGCCAGGCATTCAGTGTTGCCCAGCAG ttggtCTTCAGCTATTGTGACAAAATCTTCGCACTCCAAGTGAAGGAGATCGAAGCCATGGATCCCAGCATTCTCAGGGGGGAGCAGGGCTCCAGTAAGAAACAAAAG ATTGAGATTGGTTTGATGCATGGCAACAGTCAGGTGATCTTTGAGAAGGCAGAGAATTCTTCCATCACTTTGGTTG GGAAGGCCAAGAGCCGCGGGGCACGTCAGTCCATCATTAACCCAGACTGGAACTTTGAGCGTATGGGCATCGGAGGACTGGATAAAGAGTTCTCGGACATCTTCAGACGGGCCTTCGCCTCTCGGGTCTTCCCACCCGACATCGTGGAACAGATGG GCTGTAAGCATGTGAAGGGAATCCTCCTGTTCGGGCCTCCGGGTTGCGGTAAGACTCTGATGGCTCGGCAGATTGGGAAGATGTTGAACGCCAGAGAGCCGAAGGTGGTAAATGGCCCAGAGATACTCAACAAATACGTGGGGGAGTCTGAAGCCAACATCAGGAAACTCTTCGCCGACGCTGAGGAGGAGCAGAAAAGG CTGGGAGCTAACAGCGGCCTACACATCATCATTTTTGATGAGATTGATGCCATCTGTAAGCAGCGCGGCAGCATGGCGGGCAGCACGGGAGTTCACGACACTGTGGTCAACCAGCTACTGTCCAAGATTGACGGAGTGGAACAGCTCAATAACATTCTGGTCATAG gtATGACTAACAGACCTGACCTGATTGATGAAGCCTTGCTGAGGCCTGGGAGATTAGAGGTGAAAATGGAGATTG GTCTGCCGGATGAGAACGGACGCGTTCAGATCCTGAACATCCACACGGCGAAGATGAGACAGTCCAACATGCTGTCCGGTGACGTGGACGTAAAAGAACTGGCCATAGAGACAAAGAACTACAGTGGAGCAGAGCTGGAGGGACTGGTCCGGGCCGCCCAGTCCACGGCCATGAATCGACACATTAAG GCCAGTGCCCATGTTGAAGTGGACACAGAGAAGGCTCAGAGACTCCAGATTAGCCGAAGTGACTTCTTTGCATCTCTGAATAATGACATCAAGCCG GCCTTTGGCACGAATCAGGAGGACTACTCTAGCTATATCATGAATGGCATTGTGAAATGGAGTAACGCAGTATCAGAGATTCTGGGAGACGGGGAGCTGCTGGTGCAGCAGACGAAAAACAGCGACCGCACTCCACTGGTCTCTGTGCTTTTAGAGG GTCCACCCCACAGTGGTAAGACTGCATTGGCTGCTAAGATCGCTGAAGAATCCCAGTTCCCCTTCATAAAGATCTGCTCCCCCGATAAGATGATTGGACACTCTGAGATCGCCAAGTGCCAGGCCATCAAGAAG ATATTTGAAGATGCTTATAAATCGCAGCTCAGCTGTGTGGTGGTGGATGACATCGAGCGTCTTTTAG ACTTTGTGCCCATTGGACCTCGGTTCTCTAATCTGGTTCTGCAGGCTCTGTTGGTTCTGCTGAAGAAAGCCCCACCTCAA GGTCGTAAACTGCTCATCCTGGGCACCACCAGCAGGAAAGATGTCCTCCAGGAGATGGGTATGCTGGACACATTCAGCACCACCATCCACATCCCCAACATCTCCAGAGGAGAGCATCTCATGGAGGCTCTGGAG CTGCTGGGCGGCTTCCAGGAGAAGGAGCGTGCCGTCATTGCCAAGGAGGTTAAAGGCAAGGGCGTGTGGCTCGGGATCAAAAAACTCCAGATGCTGATCGAGATGGCCctacag atgcaTCCTGAATACAGAGTTAACAAGTTCTTGGCACTGCTCAGAGAAGAAGGAGC gTTGGGTTCTGATAAACATGTGACCATTTAA